The Magnetococcales bacterium genome includes a window with the following:
- a CDS encoding type IV pilus twitching motility protein PilT yields MDVAELLAFGVQNKASDLHLSAGVPPSIRVDGDIRRIDLPPLEHDQVHDMIYDIMNDKQRKGYEEEHEADFSFEVPKLARFRVNAFMQNRGAGAVFRTIPSQIISLEQLNCPEIFKKFAETPRGLVLVTGPTGSGKSTTLAAMIDYKNKNEYGHILTIEDPIEFVHTPQKCLINQREVHRDTHSFSNALRSALREDPDVILVGEMRDLETIRLALTAAETGHLVFGTLHTTSAAKTIDRIVDVFPAAEKEMIRAMLSESIRAIIAQNLLKKKGGGRVAAHEILIGTPAIRNLIRENKIAQMYSSIQTGRGIGMQTLEQCLLDLVQQGVVSKEVAREKANNKDMFN; encoded by the coding sequence CTGGATGTTGCGGAACTCCTGGCCTTCGGAGTGCAGAACAAAGCCTCCGACCTGCATCTTTCGGCGGGTGTCCCGCCATCCATTCGTGTTGACGGCGACATTCGTCGTATCGATCTGCCCCCCCTGGAGCATGATCAGGTCCACGACATGATCTACGACATCATGAACGACAAGCAGCGCAAGGGCTACGAAGAGGAGCACGAAGCCGACTTCTCCTTCGAAGTTCCCAAACTGGCCCGCTTCCGCGTCAACGCCTTCATGCAGAACCGGGGAGCCGGGGCGGTCTTTCGTACCATTCCCTCCCAGATTATCTCCCTGGAGCAGCTCAACTGCCCGGAAATCTTCAAGAAGTTCGCCGAAACGCCCCGTGGTCTCGTGCTGGTGACCGGCCCCACCGGTTCGGGTAAGTCCACCACCCTGGCTGCCATGATCGACTACAAGAACAAGAACGAATACGGCCACATCCTCACCATCGAGGATCCCATCGAATTCGTGCATACCCCGCAGAAGTGCCTCATCAACCAGCGCGAGGTGCATCGCGACACCCACTCCTTCAGCAACGCCCTGCGCTCCGCCTTGCGTGAAGACCCCGACGTGATTCTGGTCGGTGAAATGCGGGATCTGGAAACCATTCGTCTGGCCCTCACCGCCGCCGAAACGGGCCATCTGGTTTTCGGCACGCTGCACACCACCTCGGCGGCCAAAACCATCGACCGTATCGTCGACGTCTTCCCCGCCGCCGAAAAAGAGATGATTCGCGCCATGCTCTCCGAGTCGATCCGCGCCATCATCGCCCAGAACCTGCTCAAGAAAAAAGGCGGCGGTCGCGTCGCGGCCCACGAAATCCTCATCGGCACCCCGGCCATTCGCAACCTGATCCGCGAGAACAAAATCGCCCAGATGTATTCCTCGATTCAGACCGGTCGCGGCATTGGCATGCAAACTTTGGAACAATGTTTGCTAGACCTTGTCCAGCAAGGCGTCGTCTCCAAAGAGGTCGCCCGCGAAAAGGCCAACAACAAGGACATGTTCAATTAG